Part of the Sulfoacidibacillus ferrooxidans genome, GTCGATGTGACGACAGGGCATGCTGGATGCCCTGATGGAGTATGGACATCGACGTGGGAGTTGCTAAGTAGCCATAGGACCTATTCGTGGGCCAAAGTGTGGAATCTATTCGCTCATATCAAGACGCAACAAGGAACGTTTATCGAGGATACCGCAAATCGTGATGTGTTAGCGGGCATGATCGGAGCGGTCGATCCATCGCTTGGTGATCCGTATGTGCAACACATGGTCTCTGGATTCAACATGGTGTTTCAAACAGGTGGACTACCGCCTGCTGGATCGAATGAACCGTTACCAAGCGCAAAGGTGATGTCCATTTTACAACAAGCCATTGGCATCGTCATGGCCTACAACACGGCTCATGACATATCGGGTGGTGTCAATGAAAGTTGGTTGCCCTACTTAGCCATCATCGTCATGCATGAATCCGGTGGGAATCCAGATGCGGTGGACCCCATTCTTGTCGATGGAGAACATGCGTCAGGTCTCATGCAAATGCTTCCGAGTACGTTTGTCAGCGATCATCTCGGTGCGTATACAGACATTTGGAACCCATTAGACAATGCGATTTCAGCCATTGGACATATTGAATCAGCGTGGGGAAACCCAACGAACATTCCTGGTGTGGTTGCAGGTACAGGCGTGTATCACGGGTATTAAGATGTGAAAAAAGTGGAGTGAAAATCGAGGGTTTTATGCTTGCTTTTTCCGTTAGTCTATGAATAGAAACACAGAAATCATCTAAGGGAGCGATTGTTTTGAATCATCAAGTGTGGAAATGGACTGCAGGAAGTCTAGCGATCATGGGTCTTTTAAGTGGATGCGGTACACAACAGGCCGCTCATACGACACCTGTTTCGACGACAGAGAAAACGATCTCAGCGCCCGTCACGAAGTCGCCTCTTGCAACGATGGACTTCGTGAATGGTTTCATGAAGCCCTATGATGTGAAACCGTTGTTTGCCCATCAGATCGTCAATGCAAGTGGCCAAACGATTCAGATGCCTACAACGAAACCTCTGTTATTTTTTGCTTGGTGGTGTCCGCATTGTCATGCAGCGCTTAAAAACCTACAACAACTAGGTGATCTCAAGGATGTGGAACTTGTCAGCGTGTATCTCGATGCGAATGGAAAAACGGTCACCACGCTTGCCCAAGCGAAAGCACTCACGGCATCCGGCTTGCATGAGGCAGGTATTTCCGTTCCTGCAAGTGCCATCGATTATGTCATGCCAACGAGTCCGATCAACAACATCATTCAAGGCGTACCGATGATCGTAGGGAAGGTTGATCATACGTGGGTAGCGATGGATGGTGAACCGACCCATCCGATGCACATCTGGGCAGATGTTATACACAGGGTAAGGGGGTAAAACGATGCTGTATGTCACCTTTGAAACCGATGTGCGCGAACGATTTGTTGGATCTCAGTGGCTGCAATATCCCCAAATGGCCAAAGACAC contains:
- a CDS encoding transglycosylase SLT domain-containing protein, whose amino-acid sequence is MKQLKKWLRLLSPISKIPTNRNELILWLIVKGFMYFVGPGMLLAMFGILVAGSIFAFFIGDFTASGNGTVSANGQVTLSQTQQIQEHVLQKREQIVANQWQTGLDASQIEQVQTQQVNVPSALLMSIGKVVNNLQPLQASLYYGYFMPQYTWIHEVDIKETFHDVTTCTPKGTCKTTCVENQQETPVTFLSYANTWDGTLTDTYVDVTTGHAGCPDGVWTSTWELLSSHRTYSWAKVWNLFAHIKTQQGTFIEDTANRDVLAGMIGAVDPSLGDPYVQHMVSGFNMVFQTGGLPPAGSNEPLPSAKVMSILQQAIGIVMAYNTAHDISGGVNESWLPYLAIIVMHESGGNPDAVDPILVDGEHASGLMQMLPSTFVSDHLGAYTDIWNPLDNAISAIGHIESAWGNPTNIPGVVAGTGVYHGY
- a CDS encoding TlpA family protein disulfide reductase — encoded protein: MNHQVWKWTAGSLAIMGLLSGCGTQQAAHTTPVSTTEKTISAPVTKSPLATMDFVNGFMKPYDVKPLFAHQIVNASGQTIQMPTTKPLLFFAWWCPHCHAALKNLQQLGDLKDVELVSVYLDANGKTVTTLAQAKALTASGLHEAGISVPASAIDYVMPTSPINNIIQGVPMIVGKVDHTWVAMDGEPTHPMHIWADVIHRVRG